A portion of the Alphaproteobacteria bacterium genome contains these proteins:
- a CDS encoding outer membrane lipoprotein carrier protein LolA has translation MTHISRFVSIILLSVFCALPVQAANPIYDQNIADIHQIEDYLNSIQSMRATFVQASSNGNSAQGKVYLARPSKLRFTYDGDKPIELVSDGKKLVYYDGKLEQVTYTSIDSSPLAPILKSKVEFNDPKIILTGFEKKRGEISVSFIGKDDPGAGQVTLQFDAEPLTLKRWVIHDSQDIVTTVSLVDPEPGVDIDPKIFKFDDPRPLNKRIDQ, from the coding sequence ATGACCCATATTTCCCGCTTTGTTAGCATTATTCTTTTATCCGTTTTCTGCGCCCTGCCGGTGCAGGCGGCCAATCCCATTTACGATCAAAACATCGCCGATATTCATCAGATCGAAGATTACCTGAACTCTATTCAATCCATGCGCGCCACGTTTGTGCAGGCATCAAGCAATGGCAATTCCGCGCAAGGCAAAGTCTATTTGGCGCGGCCCAGCAAATTGCGTTTCACCTATGATGGCGACAAACCGATCGAACTTGTTTCCGACGGTAAAAAATTGGTCTATTACGACGGCAAGTTGGAACAAGTGACTTATACTTCGATCGATTCGTCCCCGTTGGCGCCAATCCTAAAATCCAAGGTGGAATTCAACGATCCCAAAATTATTCTGACCGGGTTTGAGAAAAAACGCGGGGAAATTTCCGTTTCTTTTATCGGCAAGGATGATCCTGGCGCCGGACAAGTGACGTTGCAATTTGACGCCGAGCCCTTGACGCTAAAGCGGTGGGTTATTCACGATTCGCAAGATATTGTGACCACGGTTTCGCTGGTAGATCCCGAACCTGGCGTGGATATCGACCCGAAAATATTTAAATTCGACGATCCCCGGCCGTTGAATAAACGCATCGATCAATAA
- the xth gene encoding exodeoxyribonuclease III, translating to MKKLKVSTWNINSVRLRLPLVLQFLKDQKPDVLALQETKTLDEFFPGQALKDAGYTHQLFTGMKSYNGVALLSKVPLEKIDTPYWCDKQDCRGISGRLPNGVEIHNLYIPAGGDIPDRAVNDKFGHKLDFVAEVGKFWKKMKCGKTGRILLGDFNIAPLEQDVWSHKQLLDVVSHTPIEVESLLKMQAANDWVDAVRHFVPADQKLYTWWSYRNQDWRKSDRGRRLDHIWVSPNLKNNLKSYHILKDARDWQQPSDHVPVSVEMKF from the coding sequence ATGAAAAAGTTAAAAGTCAGCACGTGGAATATCAATTCGGTTCGCCTGCGATTACCCTTGGTGCTGCAGTTTCTAAAAGATCAAAAACCGGATGTGCTGGCGTTACAGGAAACTAAAACGCTGGACGAATTTTTCCCCGGGCAGGCGTTGAAAGACGCCGGATATACGCATCAATTATTTACCGGCATGAAATCCTATAATGGCGTGGCGTTGCTGTCTAAAGTGCCGCTGGAGAAAATCGATACGCCTTACTGGTGCGATAAACAGGACTGCCGCGGCATTTCCGGACGTTTGCCCAATGGCGTGGAAATCCATAATTTATACATCCCCGCCGGCGGCGATATTCCGGACCGCGCGGTGAATGACAAATTCGGCCATAAATTGGATTTCGTCGCTGAAGTCGGCAAATTCTGGAAAAAAATGAAATGCGGTAAAACCGGCCGGATTTTGCTGGGTGATTTTAATATCGCGCCGCTGGAACAGGATGTTTGGTCGCATAAACAATTGCTGGATGTGGTATCGCATACCCCGATCGAGGTCGAATCATTGTTAAAAATGCAGGCGGCCAATGATTGGGTTGATGCGGTCCGGCATTTCGTTCCCGCCGATCAGAAGCTTTATACCTGGTGGAGTTACCGCAACCAGGATTGGCGCAAATCGGATCGTGGCCGCAGGCTAGATCATATTTGGGTATCTCCAAACTTGAAAAATAATTTAAAATCGTATCACATATTGAAAGACGCCCGCGATTGGCAACAGCCATCCGATCATGTTCCGGTCAGCGTCGAAATGAAATTTTAG
- a CDS encoding peptidase S16, whose protein sequence is MTCFERFKAKFEDLPKQIPIFPLPGALLLPGGQLPLNIFEPRYVNMILDAMRTETRLIGMIRPKDEESMEDGCALFKTGCAGRISSFAETNDNRILITLHGVARFDLLSDDLTDRGYRQANVDFTKYKRDFTDEPNEKIDRAPILADLKQYLKRCKMDADWHMIEGAPDYVLVNTLAMVCPFSCQEQQALLEAPNLAERAKIISCLLSMAAHDKDCRKKQ, encoded by the coding sequence ATGACTTGTTTTGAACGATTCAAGGCCAAATTCGAAGATCTGCCGAAACAGATCCCGATTTTCCCATTGCCGGGCGCGTTATTGCTGCCTGGTGGACAATTGCCGTTGAATATTTTCGAGCCGCGCTATGTGAATATGATTCTGGATGCGATGCGCACCGAAACGCGCTTGATTGGCATGATCCGCCCCAAAGACGAAGAATCGATGGAAGATGGCTGCGCCTTATTCAAAACCGGATGCGCCGGGCGAATATCGTCTTTTGCCGAAACCAACGACAACCGGATCTTAATAACCCTGCATGGCGTGGCGCGATTCGATTTATTGTCGGACGATTTGACCGACCGGGGATATCGCCAGGCCAATGTGGATTTTACAAAATATAAACGCGATTTCACCGATGAGCCGAATGAAAAAATCGACCGCGCGCCGATTCTGGCGGATTTAAAGCAATATTTGAAACGCTGTAAAATGGATGCCGATTGGCACATGATCGAAGGCGCGCCGGATTATGTGCTGGTGAACACGCTTGCCATGGTTTGCCCGTTCAGTTGCCAGGAACAGCAGGCATTATTGGAAGCGCCGAATCTGGCCGAACGCGCCAAGATTATTTCGTGTTTATTAAGTATGGCGGCGCACGATAAAGATTGCCGCAAAAAACAATAA
- the trxA gene encoding thioredoxin — MTNTMEAITLENKTNGLIKDGSIPTFVQDVLEASKTALVLVDFWATWCGPCKQLTPVLEKIVRDFGGKVKLVKIDIDQNKQLAAQLGVQSVPMVYAFQDGQPVDAFMGAIPERELRAFVDRLLGGEGKQNTEDTLKAAKTELDAGNVAGAAMLYQQILSNDAENTLALAGLGLCFLKSGDAARAQDILNKIPEKLWHLPDVMALIAALELSSGANNDTAALEQKVKQNPKDQQARLDLACAYAAANKMEPAIEILLQSIKFDRKWNEEAARQKIVKILDTLGFDHPLAGDTRRKLSSILFS; from the coding sequence ATGACCAATACTATGGAAGCAATTACTTTAGAAAATAAAACCAATGGCTTGATCAAAGACGGATCGATCCCGACTTTTGTGCAAGACGTGCTGGAAGCGAGCAAGACCGCTCTGGTGCTGGTCGATTTCTGGGCCACCTGGTGCGGACCATGCAAACAATTGACGCCGGTATTGGAAAAAATCGTGCGCGATTTTGGCGGCAAAGTGAAATTGGTCAAAATCGATATCGATCAGAATAAACAACTCGCGGCGCAATTGGGTGTGCAATCCGTGCCGATGGTGTACGCGTTTCAAGACGGCCAGCCGGTCGATGCATTCATGGGCGCGATCCCGGAACGTGAATTGCGCGCGTTTGTCGATCGCTTGCTTGGCGGCGAAGGCAAACAAAATACCGAAGACACATTAAAAGCCGCGAAGACGGAATTGGATGCCGGCAATGTCGCGGGCGCGGCGATGCTGTATCAACAAATTTTATCGAATGATGCGGAAAATACCCTGGCGCTGGCGGGATTGGGATTATGTTTTCTGAAAAGCGGCGATGCGGCGCGCGCGCAAGACATACTGAATAAAATCCCGGAAAAACTGTGGCATTTGCCCGATGTAATGGCTCTGATCGCCGCCTTGGAATTATCCAGTGGCGCGAATAATGATACAGCGGCGTTGGAACAAAAAGTAAAACAAAATCCAAAAGATCAGCAAGCGCGATTGGATCTGGCTTGCGCTTATGCGGCGGCGAATAAAATGGAGCCGGCAATTGAAATTTTGCTGCAATCGATCAAATTCGACCGCAAATGGAACGAAGAAGCGGCCCGGCAGAAAATCGTGAAAATTCTCGACACGCTCGGGTTCGATCATCCGCTGGCCGGCGATACGCGGCGCAAACTATCGTCGATTTTATTTTCGTGA
- a CDS encoding DNA translocase FtsK has product MGAGAIWGIGVLYGTVGAALLVWSAGLSAEEWAYYGQIIAAVSVYAARKIAAASSWLYAQMKMLFASSEEEIEEIIAEEEPEKKPEKLELPKPPPRKKKPLLVEQAAKKTKPKEFRQQQLDLSSDDFQLPPLDLLKLGAKKAANDGQSRESIEANTRMLESVLQNYGVEGEVVRVRPGPVVTLYEMEPAPGTKAARVIGLADDIARNMSALSARIAMVPGRSVLGIELPNASRETIYLRELLELSDADAPKYQLPLILGKDIGGEPIIADLARMPHLLIAGTTGSGKSVAINTMILSLLYRMPPDKCKLIMIDPKMLELSVYQDIPHLLTPVVTDPKKAIVALKWAVKEMNNRYQAMSKLGVRNIEGYNLRLAEARKKGEVLSRQVQTGFDPETGKPVYEDQPLDLNHLPLIVVVVDEMADLMLAAGKDIEFAIQRLAQMARAAGIHLIMATQRPSVDVITGTIKANFPTRISFQVTSKIDSRTILGEPGAEQLLGQGDMLYMAGGGRITRVHGPYVSDAEVESIAKFLRDQGQPSYLESVTQDEEEEAGFASIDGSDDGGDQLYRQAVQLVMRERKASTSFIQRHLAIGYNRAARIMDDMEARGIVSPANATGKREILIESEEQMYG; this is encoded by the coding sequence ATGGGCGCTGGCGCTATTTGGGGTATTGGCGTCCTGTACGGCACTGTTGGCGCGGCGTTGTTGGTATGGTCCGCCGGTTTGTCGGCCGAAGAATGGGCTTATTACGGACAGATTATCGCGGCGGTCAGTGTTTATGCCGCGCGTAAAATCGCGGCGGCATCTTCTTGGCTATATGCGCAGATGAAAATGTTGTTCGCATCCAGCGAAGAAGAAATCGAAGAAATAATAGCGGAAGAAGAGCCGGAGAAAAAACCGGAAAAACTGGAATTGCCGAAACCGCCGCCGCGCAAGAAAAAACCATTGTTGGTGGAACAGGCCGCGAAAAAAACCAAACCGAAGGAATTTCGTCAGCAGCAGTTGGATTTATCTTCCGACGATTTTCAACTGCCGCCATTGGATTTGCTAAAACTGGGCGCGAAAAAAGCGGCTAATGACGGCCAGTCGCGCGAATCGATCGAGGCCAATACGCGCATGCTCGAATCTGTCCTGCAAAATTACGGCGTCGAGGGCGAGGTGGTGCGGGTGCGCCCAGGTCCTGTCGTTACACTATATGAAATGGAACCGGCGCCCGGCACCAAGGCGGCGCGCGTGATCGGATTGGCTGACGATATCGCCCGGAATATGAGCGCGCTGTCGGCGCGTATCGCAATGGTTCCAGGGCGCAGCGTGCTTGGCATTGAATTGCCAAACGCCTCGCGTGAAACGATTTATCTGCGGGAATTATTGGAATTGTCGGATGCGGATGCGCCAAAATATCAACTGCCATTGATTCTGGGCAAGGATATCGGCGGCGAACCGATTATCGCCGATCTGGCGCGCATGCCGCATTTATTGATCGCGGGTACGACCGGATCGGGCAAATCGGTTGCCATTAACACGATGATTTTGTCGCTGCTGTACCGCATGCCGCCGGACAAATGCAAATTGATCATGATCGATCCAAAGATGCTGGAACTGTCGGTGTATCAGGATATTCCGCATTTATTGACGCCGGTCGTAACCGATCCGAAAAAAGCGATTGTGGCGTTGAAATGGGCGGTCAAGGAAATGAATAACCGCTATCAGGCGATGTCCAAACTGGGCGTGCGCAATATCGAAGGATATAATTTGCGCCTGGCTGAAGCGCGCAAAAAAGGCGAGGTTCTATCACGTCAGGTGCAAACCGGATTCGATCCTGAAACCGGAAAACCGGTATACGAAGATCAACCGCTGGATTTGAATCATCTGCCGCTGATTGTGGTGGTGGTCGATGAAATGGCCGATTTGATGCTGGCGGCGGGCAAAGATATTGAATTCGCGATTCAGCGCCTGGCGCAAATGGCGCGCGCGGCCGGCATTCATTTGATTATGGCGACACAACGCCCGTCGGTCGACGTTATTACCGGCACGATTAAGGCGAATTTCCCGACCCGTATTTCGTTCCAAGTCACATCGAAAATCGATTCGCGCACGATTCTGGGTGAACCTGGCGCGGAACAATTATTGGGTCAGGGGGATATGTTATATATGGCCGGCGGCGGACGCATTACCCGCGTGCACGGACCGTATGTTTCGGATGCCGAGGTCGAATCGATCGCCAAATTCCTGCGCGATCAGGGCCAGCCAAGCTATCTGGAATCGGTCACGCAGGACGAGGAAGAAGAAGCCGGATTTGCATCCATCGACGGCAGCGACGATGGCGGCGATCAATTATACCGTCAGGCGGTACAGCTTGTTATGCGCGAACGCAAGGCATCGACATCTTTCATTCAGCGTCATTTGGCGATCGGCTATAACCGTGCCGCGCGGATTATGGACGATATGGAAGCGCGCGGGATCGTTTCCCCCGCCAATGCCACCGGCAAACGCGAGATTTTGATCGAATCCGAAGAACAAATGTATGGTTAA
- a CDS encoding prolyl-tRNA synthetase associated domain-containing protein yields MDELLQYLKDLGINQQTINHPAFFTVEEGLQWHDRIPGLHCKTLFLKDKKDKLWLVVIPFHIRADLNRLEKKIGSARLSFGKPELLESTLRVKPGSVTPFAVMHDNPPKVQVVLDQSIPKADLVCYHPMRNDYTTTIAANDLLKFLRATGHEPMIVDCAA; encoded by the coding sequence ATGGACGAATTATTACAATATTTAAAAGATTTAGGTATTAATCAACAAACAATCAACCACCCAGCCTTCTTTACTGTCGAAGAAGGGCTGCAATGGCATGATCGCATCCCCGGACTTCATTGTAAGACATTGTTTTTAAAAGATAAAAAAGATAAATTGTGGTTGGTGGTCATTCCCTTTCATATTCGAGCCGATCTAAACCGGCTGGAAAAGAAAATTGGCTCTGCCCGGCTATCGTTCGGCAAGCCCGAATTGCTGGAATCGACCTTGCGGGTTAAACCGGGGTCGGTAACGCCGTTTGCGGTAATGCACGATAATCCGCCCAAGGTGCAGGTGGTATTGGACCAGTCTATCCCAAAGGCGGATCTGGTTTGCTATCACCCGATGCGCAATGATTATACCACCACTATTGCGGCGAACGATTTATTGAAATTTCTGCGTGCGACAGGGCACGAACCGATGATTGTCGATTGTGCTGCCTAA
- a CDS encoding 2-octaprenyl-6-methoxyphenyl hydroxylase, with product MAVRRNIKTNPRHNFDCLILGAGPVGATAALLLANQGFSIGIIDRQDPKTVLKSGFDWRTTALSYGSRAILDQAGIWKNLAGKSEPILEIEVIDGNGPVHLDFGKTETHGAAMGHIVLNLDLRRELFAALQDHKNIELLAPVDVRAMRPDSAKIEIDLSDGKKLSAALLIASDGRGSRARTEWNIPTRQYDYRHHAVIASLTHTKPHHNVAYECFLTSGPLALLPMQDINGKHASSLVWSESPEKAQALMDLSDEEFCGILQDRFGDYLGEFALACDRQKYPLNLIVAKKVYGQRMVLIGDAAHGIHPIAGQGLNLGFRDIEDLSQSLSRAKKLGLDLGGDTVLKNYARGREFDVASMIAATHALNWLFGVDHAAMRGIRGIGLKLVDYIPPLKRAFVKRAMGDF from the coding sequence ATGGCCGTAAGACGCAACATAAAAACCAACCCAAGGCACAATTTTGATTGCTTGATTTTAGGCGCGGGGCCGGTTGGCGCTACGGCCGCTTTATTGTTGGCGAATCAAGGGTTTTCGATCGGAATTATCGACCGGCAGGATCCGAAAACGGTATTAAAATCCGGTTTCGACTGGCGCACCACCGCGCTTAGTTACGGCAGCCGCGCAATTTTGGATCAAGCGGGGATATGGAAGAATCTGGCCGGAAAATCGGAACCGATTTTAGAAATTGAAGTGATCGATGGAAATGGCCCGGTGCATTTGGATTTTGGCAAAACCGAAACCCATGGCGCGGCGATGGGCCATATTGTTTTAAATCTGGATTTGCGGCGCGAATTATTCGCCGCCTTGCAAGACCACAAAAATATAGAATTATTGGCCCCTGTCGATGTGCGAGCCATGCGGCCAGATTCCGCCAAAATTGAAATTGATTTATCGGATGGCAAAAAATTATCGGCGGCATTGTTAATTGCCAGCGACGGCCGCGGATCGCGGGCACGGACAGAATGGAATATTCCAACGCGGCAATACGATTATCGCCATCATGCGGTCATCGCCAGCCTGACCCATACCAAACCGCATCACAATGTGGCTTATGAATGTTTTTTGACCTCAGGCCCGCTGGCGTTGCTGCCGATGCAAGACATAAACGGCAAACACGCGTCCTCGCTGGTGTGGAGCGAGTCGCCGGAAAAGGCCCAAGCCTTGATGGATCTAAGCGATGAGGAGTTTTGCGGAATATTGCAGGATCGGTTCGGCGATTATTTGGGCGAATTTGCGCTGGCCTGCGACCGGCAGAAATATCCGCTAAATCTGATCGTTGCCAAAAAAGTTTACGGACAACGCATGGTGTTGATCGGCGATGCCGCGCATGGCATTCATCCGATTGCCGGGCAAGGATTGAATTTAGGGTTCCGCGATATCGAGGATTTATCGCAATCCCTGAGCCGCGCAAAAAAATTGGGATTGGATTTGGGCGGCGATACGGTGCTGAAAAATTACGCCCGGGGCCGCGAATTCGATGTTGCCAGCATGATTGCGGCAACCCACGCGTTAAATTGGCTGTTCGGGGTCGATCATGCCGCGATGCGCGGCATTCGCGGCATCGGATTGAAATTGGTAGATTATATCCCGCCGCTGAAACGCGCCTTTGTCAAACGCGCGATGGGGGATTTTTAA
- a CDS encoding Trm112 family protein, whose protein sequence is MALLQRPQKTEVDPRLLEILVCPMTKAKLEYDREKQELISREAGLAYPIRDGIPIMLVDEARKI, encoded by the coding sequence ATGGCCCTATTGCAACGTCCGCAAAAAACCGAAGTCGATCCAAGGCTGCTGGAAATTCTGGTGTGCCCTATGACCAAGGCAAAATTGGAATATGACCGCGAAAAACAGGAATTGATTTCGCGCGAGGCTGGCCTGGCCTATCCGATTCGCGACGGTATTCCAATCATGCTGGTCGACGAAGCGCGGAAAATTTAA
- a CDS encoding FAA hydrolase family protein has product MPYIFPPTAGIVGIPVLGQSGHFPVRRVFCAGRNYAAHAKEMGWKGDSKEEPFFFTKPNDTLLVAASFDQEVAVPYPLMTKNLHHEIELVVALGSGGSNLSAPAAGKSVFGYALGLDLTRRDLQNLAKEKGQPWDMAKGFDYGAPISPIIPAKEISTIEHCSMELQVNGIVRQHGKISDMIWNIPEIIAHLSQYIELKAGDLIFTGTPEGVNAVQKGDILAAKLDSFLQLKAKIV; this is encoded by the coding sequence ATGCCATATATATTTCCGCCAACCGCAGGTATTGTTGGAATTCCGGTGTTGGGCCAATCGGGCCATTTTCCGGTGCGGCGCGTGTTTTGCGCCGGGCGCAATTATGCCGCCCATGCCAAGGAAATGGGATGGAAAGGCGATTCCAAGGAAGAACCGTTCTTTTTTACCAAACCCAATGACACATTGCTGGTGGCCGCCAGCTTCGATCAAGAAGTGGCCGTTCCTTATCCCTTAATGACTAAAAATCTGCACCATGAAATTGAACTGGTGGTGGCTTTGGGCTCTGGTGGCAGTAATTTGTCCGCGCCCGCGGCTGGAAAATCGGTGTTTGGCTATGCTCTCGGCCTCGATTTAACGCGGCGCGATTTGCAGAATTTAGCCAAGGAAAAAGGCCAGCCATGGGATATGGCCAAGGGATTCGATTACGGCGCGCCAATATCGCCGATTATACCGGCCAAAGAAATATCGACAATTGAACATTGCAGCATGGAATTGCAGGTCAATGGCATCGTGCGCCAGCATGGAAAAATATCCGATATGATTTGGAATATCCCTGAAATTATCGCCCATTTATCGCAATACATAGAATTGAAGGCCGGCGATCTTATTTTTACCGGCACGCCCGAAGGCGTCAACGCCGTTCAGAAAGGCGATATATTGGCGGCCAAGTTGGATAGTTTTCTGCAATTGAAAGCCAAGATTGTTTGA